In Choloepus didactylus isolate mChoDid1 chromosome 18, mChoDid1.pri, whole genome shotgun sequence, a single genomic region encodes these proteins:
- the LOC119513036 gene encoding spindle and kinetochore-associated protein 1-like → MTSSDLEQLYSHINEKIGNIKKTLPLRDCGQEPASKTTLNKIGVEVIVVNEHLNKLESEVQYQEQTNNSFKELCESLEEGYKGEQHCKEKIPSHFPHVTVIQSNDKESDLNPEEPPIVKFNDVIKEINKAVISKYKMLHQSKKSMSSVARNLYHRFIDEETKDTKGHYFIVEVDIKEFSALKVDKSFHVMLNIL, encoded by the exons ATGACCTCTTCAGATCTGGAACAGTTATACTCTCACATTAATGAAAAAATTGGCAATATTAAAAAAACTCTGCCATTAAGAGACTGTGGCCAAGAACCTGCCTCGAAGActacattaaataaaataggagTTGAAGTCATTGTAGTCAATGAACATCTAAATAAATTGGAATCAGAAGTTCAGTATCAAGAACAAACCAACAATTCATTCAAGGAACTCTGTGAATCTCTTGAAGAAGGTTATAAAGGTGAGCAACATTGCAAAGAAAAGATTCCTTCCCATTTTCCTCATGTAACAGTAATCCAGAGCAACGATAAAGAATCAGATCTTAACCCTGAAGAACCA CCCATTGTCAAATTTAATGATGTTATTAAAGAAATCAACAAGGCAGTAATTAGTAAATATAAGATGCTTCATCAATCAAAAAAGTCTATGAGTTCTGTGGCCAGAAATCTCTATCACAGATTTATTGATGAAGAAACAAAGGATACCAAAGGCCATTATTTTATAGTGGAAGTTGACATAAAGGAGTTCTCAGCTTTGAAAGTTGACAAAAGTTTTCACGTGATGCTGAATATTTTATGA